The Laspinema palackyanum D2c genome segment AATGACGCCATGAGAAAGGGGAGGGTAGCGACTGCCACCCTCCCCTTTAATCTCAAATCAATCACTGTTGGCCCTCGACCTGTTCCAACCGATCTAACCGAGTGAAATCGATTTTAACCGCTAACCCATCACCGTCGTTTTCCTGGGAAGGAGCAGTGAGGCGGATGGGAAGGAGCAGAGGCGTACCGAATTCAGTCTGCGGGTTTTGATTGGGGAGATCCCAGTCAAAATCACTAATCCCGCGTTCTAAATCAGCCCGATCGCCCATATCCGTTTGCGCCATCGTCTCAGTAGACTCGGACGTTGTTTCAGGACCCTGTGCAATGAACGGTTCAGAATTCATTGCCGTTGCCGGTCCCATCGCGGTCAGACTCAGACTGACTCCCGCGAAAGTCAGTAGTGTAGACAGTAGTTTTGGCATATATATACCCCCTGAGATATTTTAGGGTGGTTTTACTAGACAAGGTAAGAAAGAAGCCTGTTTAACTCGTCCATGAAAAATTCAACAGTCAGACCCTGGGTCTGCTATTGCGATCGTCATGAAACCCCAACTTTTAAAAGTGGTTTTTAACGTTTCAGAAAACCTGATAACATTATACCAAAAACTAGCCAAAAATCATCATCCTAAAGATGGACGGATAAAGACCAGCCGGATTGTCCGAGGCGATCGCGCACCATGACTTCCCACTGCCCTAAACTGTCCGTGAATTCGGGTTTATGCAAACCGGAGAGCCAAAAAATTAGAGCATCTTCGTCCGTGTCTTTATAGTACCGTTTGCGAAAACCCACCTCTCTAAAGCCAAACTTTTGGTACAGGGACAAAGCCGATTGATTAGAGCGACGCACTTCCAGGGTGGCCCATTCCAGTCCGCGCTGACAAGCACAAGCCAACAGTCCATAGAGCAGAGACTGACCGAACCCCTGATGCCAATAATCGGGATGAATCGCCAGAACCGTAATATGAGCTTCCTCCAGAATCGACCAGAGGCAACCGATGCCCACCAGAGGAGAAACAGGAGGAGAGTCTGGGGAATCAGCAGAGTCCGGTGTTGAGGGAACCGATAACACCAGCAAATCACTGTTAGGACTGTTGAACTCGCGCTGATAGGCATCAAAGCTCCACATTCCGCCCAAAGAACGCTGATCGAGTTCCACGACAGACTCTAACAGGTCGGGGGTGAGTCGGTTGAGTAATAGATCAGGCACAAAACAGCCGAGGTTGATTGGAGAAAGGACAGGAGACGATTGTACACTGGAAAACGAAGCCACTTACGCGGATCGACCTAACCTCATACAAATTGTTAAATATGGTATCCATTCAAACCCAGGCGGTTCAAAAAACAGGCCGTCAGTATCTAACTCAATCCAGTAGCGCCACTGAGACGCGATCGCCAAACCAAGAACTACTCCCCCTCACCGCCCGAGTCAACGAAGCCGATCGCCTAGAAATCGGCGGCTGTGATGTCGTTACCTTGGTCGAGCAGTTCGGTTCCCCCCTTTATATTGTGGACGAAGACACCCTCAGAGAAGGGGCAACACAGTATCGGGACCTCTTTGCTCGGTACTATAAAGGTCAGTCTCAAGTCTTGTATGCATCGAAAGCCTGGAATTGCTTGGCAATCTGCGCGATCGTCGGCCAAGAAAACCTTGGCATTGATGTCGTCAGTGGCGGTGAACTGTACACGGCCCTAGAAGCCGGTTTACCCCCGGAAAAAATTTATCTGCATGGCAACAACAAATCTAAAGAAGAGTTACAAATTGCCGTTGCCAGTCGCTGTACCGTCGTTGCTGATAACTGGCAAGACTTGCATCAATTAGTGGCGATCGCCACAGAAACTGGACAGTCCGCCATCCGGATCATGTTGCGGTTCACCCCGGGGATCGAGTGTCACACCCATGAATATATCCGCACCGGACACCTCGACAGTAAATTTGGCTTTGATCCCGACCAAATCGAAGAAGTCTTTGCCTTTGTCCAACAGCATCCCGTTTTCAACTGCATTGGACTTCATGCCCATATTGGCTCCCAAATTTTTGAACGGCAACCCCATCGGGACCTAGCAGGTGTGATGGTACAGTGGTTAAAACAAGCCTCTGCCTACCAACTCCCGGTGACTGAACTGAATGTCGGAGGCGGATTAGGCATTCGTTATACGGAATCCGACGACCCACCGAGTATTGAGGAATGGGTCAAAGGCGTCAGCGAAGCCATTACCGAAGCCTGCGAGTCCCAACAAGTGGCTTTACCGAAATTGCTCTGTGAACCCGGGCGATCGCTGATTGGGCCCGCTTGCGTCACCGCCTACACCGTAGGCGCACAAAAACAGGTCCCTGGAATCCGCACCTATCTTTCCGTCGATGGCGGGATGTCCGATAACCCCCGTCCAATTACCTATCAATCCGTTTATCGAGCCGTTGTTGCCAATCGGATGTCCGCACCTCTGACGGAAACTGTTACCATAGCCGGTAAGCATTGCGAATCGGGGGACATCGTAATTCATCAAGCCAGTCTGCCTAAAACGGAAAGCGGCGATATTCTAGTCGTCATGACCACAGGTGCTTACAATTACAGCATGGCCTCGAATTATAATCGGGTGCCCAGACCCGCTGCCGTATTAGTCAAAGATGGCATTGCGAATATCATCCTGGCCCGGGAAACTTACGAAGATTTAATTCGACAAGATCGCCTACCTGAAAGACTCGCTCATCTGAGTTAATCGCCATTGATCTCGGCCCAGGACCGGCGGTGTGAGCCCTTAAAACTTCTGAAGTTGAGCCATATAACGGGTTAAACACTGATTCTAGTGTTGGGGCGATCGCAATGGGGTGGACAACCGCTTGGGATCAACCACCTGTGGGTTAAAACCCACGAAAAAGCAAGAGGCTGGCGAAGTTGCCAGCCTATCAATCTCGTCATGTAGAAGCGCAAGGTTAATCGAGATCCGATGGGATATTTGTGGGAGCAATTGTCGATCGACCCGAACTGGACTCAGTCCTTGGTGCTTCACTTGGTCCAAATTTGGACAACCTGGATTAAAACTCCCCTGGATATCCTCTTGGTTTTGGCCCTGACCTATATGGTGCTCGTCATCATTGGG includes the following:
- the rimI gene encoding ribosomal protein S18-alanine N-acetyltransferase: MPDLLLNRLTPDLLESVVELDQRSLGGMWSFDAYQREFNSPNSDLLVLSVPSTPDSADSPDSPPVSPLVGIGCLWSILEEAHITVLAIHPDYWHQGFGQSLLYGLLACACQRGLEWATLEVRRSNQSALSLYQKFGFREVGFRKRYYKDTDEDALIFWLSGLHKPEFTDSLGQWEVMVRDRLGQSGWSLSVHL
- the lysA gene encoding diaminopimelate decarboxylase, whose translation is MVSIQTQAVQKTGRQYLTQSSSATETRSPNQELLPLTARVNEADRLEIGGCDVVTLVEQFGSPLYIVDEDTLREGATQYRDLFARYYKGQSQVLYASKAWNCLAICAIVGQENLGIDVVSGGELYTALEAGLPPEKIYLHGNNKSKEELQIAVASRCTVVADNWQDLHQLVAIATETGQSAIRIMLRFTPGIECHTHEYIRTGHLDSKFGFDPDQIEEVFAFVQQHPVFNCIGLHAHIGSQIFERQPHRDLAGVMVQWLKQASAYQLPVTELNVGGGLGIRYTESDDPPSIEEWVKGVSEAITEACESQQVALPKLLCEPGRSLIGPACVTAYTVGAQKQVPGIRTYLSVDGGMSDNPRPITYQSVYRAVVANRMSAPLTETVTIAGKHCESGDIVIHQASLPKTESGDILVVMTTGAYNYSMASNYNRVPRPAAVLVKDGIANIILARETYEDLIRQDRLPERLAHLS